Proteins encoded within one genomic window of Bacteroidota bacterium:
- a CDS encoding DUF4954 family protein, giving the protein MNNIIKKPIASLGYGFIPKEFIPKGKNEYHLRNLQNRSGIKYRKLTTLETEVLIRNRNSSDNWDKVFVSDAFNPELVKGCKFYGLVRIGKLEPFFLEFNNIRLAVGLYNSTIISCDLGDNVAIDNVNYLSHYIIGNEVILANINEMATTDHSKFGNGIIKDGESESVRIWIEICNENAGRKVMPFNGMQPGDAWLWSKYRDDEKLLQKFKEFTEKRFDKQRGYYGKVGDRTVIKNCKIIKDVWIGSDAYLKGANKLKNLTINSSPEAKSQVGEGCEIVNGIIGFGCRIFYGVKAVRFILASNSQLKYGARLINSYLGDNSTISCCEVLNSLIFPAHEQHHNNSFLCAATVMGQSNMAAGATIGSNHNSRGADGEIVAGRGFWPGLCVSLKHNSKFASYTIIAKSDFPAELNIPIPFSLVNNDVSNDKLVIMPAYWFQYNMYALARNAGKYVDRDNRTDKSQHIEYDYLAPDTVNEIFDALTLLKKITGEAYQVKIKETIPPKELLKTGESLLELNEVYANKLELLAPGFENAKRKTEIVKGEESYHIFKRLIIYYGVVQLIEFIDKHKINKWKKLYAALPFQAKRAAWINIGGQLIPELSAGTLIRNIRTGKIRSWDEVHSFYRKNSVAYPEQKFQHAFASLLEILKISPSAFSKKLFDSLLQQATETKEWMVKSIFDSRAKDYQSDFRKMVYDNTTEMEKVIGKLDKNIFINQQKDELKQFKKQVENLVKIFQ; this is encoded by the coding sequence ATGAACAATATCATTAAAAAACCAATTGCTTCGCTTGGCTACGGTTTTATCCCGAAAGAATTTATTCCCAAAGGTAAAAATGAATATCACCTGCGTAATCTTCAAAACCGCAGTGGAATAAAATACCGCAAGCTTACTACATTGGAAACAGAAGTATTGATCCGCAACAGGAATAGTTCGGATAACTGGGATAAAGTTTTCGTATCCGACGCATTTAACCCTGAACTGGTAAAAGGCTGTAAATTTTATGGACTAGTAAGAATCGGTAAACTAGAACCTTTTTTTCTTGAATTCAACAATATTCGCCTGGCTGTTGGCTTATATAACAGCACCATCATCAGTTGCGATTTGGGCGATAACGTGGCAATTGATAATGTTAACTACTTATCACATTATATAATCGGTAATGAAGTGATACTGGCCAATATCAATGAAATGGCAACTACCGATCATTCCAAATTTGGAAATGGTATAATAAAAGATGGTGAATCAGAGTCTGTTCGGATCTGGATCGAGATATGTAATGAAAATGCCGGCAGAAAAGTAATGCCCTTTAACGGAATGCAACCAGGTGATGCGTGGCTATGGTCAAAATACAGGGATGATGAAAAGCTATTGCAGAAATTTAAAGAGTTTACTGAAAAGCGGTTTGACAAACAAAGAGGTTATTACGGTAAAGTTGGCGATCGTACTGTTATTAAAAATTGTAAAATAATTAAAGATGTATGGATAGGATCTGATGCTTACCTGAAGGGTGCCAACAAATTAAAAAATCTTACCATCAATTCTTCTCCCGAAGCAAAATCGCAGGTTGGTGAAGGTTGCGAGATCGTAAACGGAATTATCGGGTTTGGCTGCCGGATATTTTATGGTGTAAAAGCAGTTCGTTTTATTCTTGCATCCAACTCACAGCTTAAATATGGTGCAAGGCTTATTAACTCCTATCTCGGCGACAACTCAACTATTTCATGTTGCGAGGTTTTAAATTCTCTTATTTTTCCAGCTCATGAGCAACATCATAATAACTCTTTTCTATGCGCCGCAACCGTGATGGGTCAATCCAATATGGCAGCAGGCGCCACCATCGGCAGTAATCATAACAGTCGTGGTGCAGATGGTGAAATTGTTGCTGGCCGCGGGTTCTGGCCAGGGCTCTGTGTAAGTCTTAAACATAATTCAAAATTTGCTTCTTATACTATAATAGCAAAAAGTGATTTTCCTGCTGAGCTGAATATTCCGATACCTTTTTCATTGGTGAATAATGATGTGAGTAATGATAAATTAGTTATCATGCCTGCGTATTGGTTTCAATACAATATGTATGCACTGGCAAGAAATGCAGGTAAATATGTTGACAGGGATAACCGCACCGATAAATCGCAACATATCGAATATGATTATTTGGCGCCGGATACTGTTAATGAGATTTTTGATGCCTTAACACTGCTCAAAAAGATCACAGGCGAAGCCTACCAGGTAAAAATCAAAGAAACAATACCTCCCAAAGAATTATTGAAAACCGGAGAATCGTTGCTTGAACTGAATGAGGTTTATGCTAATAAACTTGAATTGCTTGCCCCGGGTTTCGAAAATGCAAAACGTAAAACAGAAATTGTAAAAGGGGAAGAAAGCTATCATATTTTCAAACGTCTTATTATTTATTACGGCGTTGTACAATTGATCGAGTTTATTGATAAACACAAAATAAATAAGTGGAAAAAATTATATGCGGCCCTGCCATTCCAGGCAAAACGGGCTGCATGGATAAATATCGGTGGGCAATTAATACCTGAATTATCAGCCGGTACTTTGATCAGAAATATCAGGACTGGAAAGATCCGCAGTTGGGATGAAGTCCATTCCTTTTACCGGAAAAACAGTGTAGCCTACCCGGAACAAAAATTCCAACATGCATTTGCTTCATTGCTGGAGATATTAAAAATTTCTCCAAGCGCATTTTCAAAAAAATTGTTTGATTCATTGCTTCAACAAGCAACCGAAACAAAAGAATGGATGGTAAAATCGATCTTTGATTCAAGGGCAAAGGACTATCAAAGCGATTTTCGTAAAATGGTATATGACAACACCACCGAGATGGAAAAAGTAATTGGCAAACTGGATAAAAATATTTTTATCAACCAGCAAAAAGATGAATTAAAACAATTTAAAAAACAAGTTGAAAACCTGGTTAAGATCTTTCAATAA
- a CDS encoding DUF2807 domain-containing protein translates to MKKFSIAIAGLFFSMLSIGQRINDANAEIREAKNFHAIKLSSAFDVYITQGNEESVAVSASDVKYRNEIEVKVEGGVLFIGLKKSSWTKKWNGSKMKLRAYISFKSIDKLDVSGACDVSIQGKIKEENLKIVLSGASDIRAKEGEFDVQKMNIDLSGASDMTVTGSASNLNIKASGASSFKGYDFKTDYCDADISGASSIKITVNKELSARASGASDLRYQGDGLIRDIKTNGASSVSRNRS, encoded by the coding sequence ATGAAAAAGTTTTCAATAGCAATTGCAGGGTTATTTTTTTCAATGCTGTCAATTGGTCAGAGAATAAATGATGCGAATGCCGAAATAAGGGAAGCAAAGAATTTTCATGCTATAAAACTTTCCAGTGCATTTGATGTGTATATCACACAAGGCAATGAAGAATCTGTTGCTGTGAGTGCTTCTGATGTGAAATACAGAAATGAAATTGAAGTGAAAGTAGAAGGAGGTGTTTTGTTCATCGGATTAAAAAAATCCAGCTGGACAAAAAAATGGAATGGTAGCAAAATGAAACTCCGTGCTTATATTTCTTTTAAAAGCATTGATAAGCTGGATGTTTCAGGCGCATGTGATGTTTCCATACAGGGAAAAATAAAGGAGGAGAATCTCAAAATAGTATTAAGCGGCGCCAGCGATATAAGGGCAAAAGAGGGAGAGTTTGATGTACAAAAAATGAATATTGATCTGAGTGGTGCTTCAGATATGACAGTAACAGGATCGGCTTCTAATTTAAATATTAAAGCAAGCGGTGCCAGCTCATTCAAGGGTTATGATTTTAAAACAGATTATTGTGATGCCGATATAAGCGGTGCAAGCAGTATAAAAATTACAGTAAACAAAGAATTATCTGCCAGGGCAAGTGGTGCCAGCGATCTAAGATACCAGGGTGATGGATTGATACGTGATATCAAAACAAATGGTGCAAGTAGTGTATCAAGAAACAGATCTTAG
- a CDS encoding GTPase Era: protein MKTGFVNIFGRPNAGKSTLLNALIGEKLAIVSSKVQTTRHRIKGILTEKDYQVILSDTPGIIEPKYKLHEKMMHSVKNALEDADIALLIVDVNENIEECDSIFSSLKLKVPAIVVVNKIDRASQEKIAEVIKYFKEKKYCTNTITISATSGINKKSFLKPILELLPEGEPFYAEDEMTDLNTRFFVGEIVREKIFELISDEIPYQATVLVREFKEKTTLVKITADIIVQRESQKAIILGDKGAMIKKIGTLSRLDIEKFLQQKIFLELFVKVKEKWRDNDLYLKEYGY from the coding sequence ATGAAAACAGGTTTCGTAAATATTTTCGGACGGCCTAATGCCGGTAAAAGCACCCTTCTGAATGCATTGATCGGTGAAAAGCTTGCAATTGTTTCATCCAAAGTGCAAACAACAAGGCATCGTATAAAAGGAATATTAACCGAAAAAGATTATCAGGTTATTCTTTCCGATACACCCGGTATCATTGAGCCTAAATATAAGCTGCATGAAAAAATGATGCATTCAGTAAAGAATGCTTTAGAGGATGCTGATATTGCTTTACTGATCGTAGATGTAAATGAAAACATAGAGGAGTGTGATTCAATTTTTTCTTCATTGAAACTTAAAGTGCCGGCGATAGTTGTGGTCAATAAAATTGATAGGGCCAGTCAGGAAAAAATAGCAGAGGTGATCAAATATTTCAAAGAAAAGAAATATTGTACCAATACAATTACAATTTCAGCAACAAGCGGTATCAATAAAAAATCTTTCTTAAAACCTATTTTGGAATTGCTGCCAGAAGGTGAACCATTTTATGCTGAAGATGAAATGACGGATCTGAACACAAGGTTTTTTGTTGGCGAAATAGTTCGTGAAAAAATATTTGAACTGATATCAGATGAAATACCTTACCAGGCAACTGTACTGGTTCGTGAATTCAAAGAAAAAACAACACTAGTTAAGATCACTGCTGATATAATTGTGCAGCGGGAATCGCAAAAAGCGATCATATTGGGTGATAAAGGAGCTATGATAAAAAAGATAGGTACATTATCACGATTAGATATTGAGAAATTTCTTCAACAGAAAATTTTCCTGGAGTTGTTTGTAAAAGTGAAAGAGAAATGGCGGGACAATGATCTGTACCTGAAAGAATATGGTTATTAA
- a CDS encoding ribosome biogenesis GTPase Der translates to MSFTVAIVGRPNVGKSTLFNRLLEQRKAIVDDVSGVTRDRQYGIADWNGKVFNVIDTGGFVARSEDVFEKEIAKQVLIAVEEANAILFMVDAATGITQLDDEMAALLRTSVKPVFLVVNKVDNSDRMLEATEFYSMGLEKIFFIAAASGSGTGELLDAVAELIPDTETEADDKDLPKFAIMGQPNVGKSSLLNALVGQERTIVSNIAGTTRDTIHTYYNLFNKDFILIDTAGIRRKTKVHEDLEFYSVIRAIKAMDEADVCLILIDAEKGITQQDLNIFSLAAKKGKGIVVLVNKWDLHEKETNTARDYENELKKRLAPFNDVPILFISAKEKTRIFKAIETGLEVADNRRRKIGTSALNDVIQKAIEAYHPPVVRGNPVKIKYATQLPTPIPSFAFFCNFPDDIKTPYRNYLENQLRLQFEFLGVPIRIYFRKK, encoded by the coding sequence ATGAGTTTTACTGTAGCGATAGTAGGAAGACCGAATGTCGGAAAAAGCACTTTATTCAATCGTTTGCTTGAACAACGGAAAGCAATTGTGGATGATGTAAGCGGTGTAACCCGTGACCGACAATATGGTATTGCAGACTGGAATGGAAAAGTTTTCAACGTAATTGACACTGGCGGTTTTGTGGCAAGAAGCGAAGATGTGTTTGAAAAAGAAATTGCGAAGCAAGTATTGATTGCGGTAGAAGAAGCCAATGCAATATTATTTATGGTAGATGCTGCTACCGGGATCACTCAATTGGATGATGAAATGGCGGCCTTGTTAAGAACTTCAGTAAAACCAGTATTCCTTGTAGTTAATAAAGTTGATAATAGCGACCGTATGCTTGAGGCAACAGAATTTTATAGCATGGGGTTAGAAAAAATATTTTTTATTGCTGCAGCCAGCGGAAGTGGTACGGGTGAATTGCTGGATGCAGTAGCTGAATTAATTCCTGACACAGAAACAGAGGCTGATGATAAAGATCTTCCCAAATTTGCAATCATGGGTCAGCCTAATGTGGGCAAATCATCATTGCTGAATGCGCTGGTAGGGCAGGAGCGTACAATTGTAAGTAATATAGCTGGCACAACAAGGGATACTATTCATACATATTATAATCTTTTCAATAAAGATTTCATTTTGATTGATACGGCTGGTATACGCCGCAAAACAAAAGTGCATGAAGATCTTGAGTTCTATTCAGTGATACGTGCTATCAAAGCAATGGATGAAGCAGATGTATGCTTAATATTAATTGATGCAGAAAAAGGGATCACTCAACAAGACCTGAATATATTTTCACTGGCTGCTAAAAAAGGAAAAGGAATAGTAGTGCTGGTAAACAAATGGGATTTGCATGAAAAAGAAACCAACACAGCCCGTGATTATGAAAATGAATTAAAGAAAAGACTGGCACCCTTTAACGATGTTCCAATTTTGTTTATTTCAGCAAAAGAAAAAACGAGGATTTTCAAGGCCATCGAAACAGGATTGGAAGTGGCTGACAACAGGAGAAGAAAAATAGGAACATCAGCGTTGAATGACGTGATTCAAAAAGCAATTGAAGCTTATCATCCACCAGTAGTAAGAGGAAACCCGGTGAAAATAAAGTATGCGACTCAATTGCCTACTCCTATTCCATCATTTGCTTTCTTTTGCAACTTTCCGGATGATATTAAAACTCCTTACCGTAATTATCTTGAAAATCAGTTAAGGCTGCAATTCGAATTTTTAGGGGTACCCATCCGTATATACTTTAGAAAAAAATAG
- the mgtE gene encoding magnesium transporter, with protein sequence MSEILSGNIINHFEYLLESGNEIASREFLDHQNISDVADLIKHFPDQEAYIITHMKINRASNVFKILDLAEQKKIIHELPPYKTAELLNALSPDDRTDFLEELPSNAVRELIKLLNPEERKTTLSLLGYPEDSIGRLMTPDYVWVYPHNTVEEVFATIRKYGKDSETINVIYVINEAGELLDDIRIRDFILSNPKTKVSELMNNRVTKLNAYDDQEKASEAFKTENRVALPVVSNSNKLLGIVTIDDILWVAEEEFSEDMQKMGGTEALEEPYLEVPLKKLYKKRIIWLLILFVGETLTIAAMSSFQATLEQVLVLSTFIPLIISSGGNSGSQAATLIIQAMALNEIKLSDWWLIARREIFTGFMMGATLGVFGCLIVIGGHEFFGLFGEHFVRIGIAIGIAIIGVVMWGTIMGSMLPLLLKRMGADPAASSTPFVATLVDVTGLLIYFGTAFLLLKGVLL encoded by the coding sequence ATGTCAGAAATCCTTAGCGGAAATATTATCAATCATTTTGAATACCTGCTGGAATCAGGTAATGAAATTGCTTCACGGGAGTTTTTAGATCATCAGAACATCAGTGATGTGGCCGACCTGATCAAACATTTTCCCGACCAGGAAGCCTATATCATTACCCATATGAAAATAAACAGGGCGTCCAATGTATTTAAGATCCTTGACCTGGCCGAGCAGAAAAAAATAATTCATGAACTGCCCCCTTATAAAACTGCAGAATTACTTAATGCACTTTCACCAGATGACCGTACTGATTTTTTGGAAGAACTGCCCAGCAATGCTGTAAGAGAACTGATAAAACTTCTTAACCCTGAAGAAAGAAAAACAACATTATCGTTATTAGGCTACCCGGAAGATAGTATTGGAAGGCTGATGACCCCAGACTATGTTTGGGTGTATCCGCATAATACAGTAGAAGAAGTTTTTGCCACTATACGCAAATACGGAAAAGACAGTGAGACCATCAATGTGATCTATGTGATAAATGAAGCAGGCGAGTTGCTGGATGATATCCGCATCCGTGATTTTATTCTCAGTAATCCAAAAACAAAAGTTTCGGAGCTGATGAATAACCGGGTAACAAAGCTGAATGCATATGATGACCAGGAAAAAGCCAGTGAAGCATTTAAAACCGAGAACAGGGTGGCACTGCCAGTGGTGAGCAACAGCAATAAGCTACTCGGCATTGTAACTATCGACGATATACTCTGGGTAGCCGAAGAAGAATTTTCTGAAGACATGCAGAAGATGGGGGGTACTGAAGCGTTGGAAGAACCCTACCTGGAAGTGCCATTAAAAAAACTGTATAAAAAAAGGATCATCTGGTTGTTGATATTATTTGTGGGTGAAACACTGACAATTGCTGCTATGTCGAGTTTCCAGGCAACACTGGAACAGGTTTTAGTGCTATCCACTTTTATCCCATTGATCATTTCAAGTGGCGGCAATAGTGGCTCACAAGCTGCAACACTGATCATTCAGGCAATGGCATTAAATGAAATCAAACTAAGCGATTGGTGGCTTATTGCACGAAGGGAAATATTCACCGGTTTTATGATGGGTGCAACGCTGGGTGTATTTGGATGCCTTATTGTTATTGGTGGTCACGAATTTTTTGGCTTGTTTGGAGAACATTTCGTTCGCATCGGTATAGCCATTGGGATTGCAATAATTGGCGTAGTAATGTGGGGCACAATTATGGGCTCCATGCTTCCGCTTTTATTGAAAAGAATGGGAGCTGACCCTGCCGCTTCCTCCACTCCTTTTGTGGCAACATTGGTGGATGTAACCGGCCTGCTTATTTATTTTGGCACTGCTTTCCTGTTACTTAAAGGTGTTCTTCTCTAA
- the glmS gene encoding glutamine--fructose-6-phosphate transaminase (isomerizing) has protein sequence MCGIVGYTGPKEAYPIIIKGLKRLEYRGYDSTGVALNNSTGLKVYKKKGKVAELEDSIVGKNLHAHIGIGHTRWATHGEPNDRNAHPHLSKSGKLAMIHNGIIENYAQLKKELISKGYEFTSDTDTEVLLNFIEEIKNNNQCSLEEALRIALKRVTGAYVILLIDEDSPDTIIAARKGSPLVIGIGKGEHFLGSDASPMLEYTKEVVYVNDYELAIVKPDELILKNLGNEKLTPYVQKLDIELAAIEKGGYDHFMLKEIFEQPQTIYDCLRGRLDPAAGTITMSGIQQYAEQLLHAKRIIMVACGTSWHAGLVAEYIFEELCRVNVEVEYASEFRYRNPVINKGDIIIAISQSGETADTLVAIENAKAKGAIIMGVVNVVGSSIARASHTGAYTHAGPEIGVASTKAFTAQLAVLTMIALKVAHMKGTIDEERYLHLLNELQEIPEKAAWVLKSKDHIKALAEKYKDARDFLYLGRGYNFPVALEGALKLKEISYIHAEGYPAAEMKHGPIALVDATLPVVFVATKDTYHEKTVSNMQEIKARKGRVISVITEGDEMSTSLSEDVMIVPEADEIVAPMLSVISLQLLAYYIGVAKGCDVDKPRNLAKSVTVE, from the coding sequence ATGTGTGGAATAGTAGGATATACCGGCCCTAAAGAAGCTTATCCGATCATCATTAAAGGACTCAAACGCCTTGAATACCGCGGTTACGATAGTACCGGCGTAGCACTAAATAATTCAACCGGTCTGAAAGTTTACAAGAAAAAAGGAAAGGTAGCCGAGCTTGAGGATAGCATCGTTGGTAAAAACCTGCATGCTCATATTGGCATCGGTCATACCCGCTGGGCCACACATGGCGAGCCGAATGACCGCAATGCACACCCCCATCTTTCAAAAAGCGGTAAGCTGGCCATGATCCATAATGGCATCATTGAAAACTATGCACAGCTTAAAAAAGAACTCATCAGTAAAGGATATGAATTTACCAGCGATACGGATACAGAAGTATTATTGAATTTTATTGAAGAAATAAAAAATAACAACCAGTGTAGTCTTGAAGAAGCATTAAGAATAGCACTGAAAAGGGTAACAGGAGCGTACGTTATTTTATTGATCGATGAAGACAGTCCCGATACCATCATTGCAGCAAGAAAAGGAAGTCCTCTTGTAATTGGTATTGGAAAAGGCGAACATTTTTTGGGTAGTGATGCATCGCCAATGCTTGAGTACACAAAAGAAGTAGTTTATGTAAATGATTATGAACTGGCCATTGTAAAACCAGATGAACTCATCTTAAAAAATCTTGGTAATGAAAAGCTGACGCCATATGTTCAGAAGCTGGATATAGAATTAGCAGCAATTGAAAAAGGCGGTTATGACCACTTCATGCTTAAAGAAATATTTGAACAGCCGCAAACTATATATGATTGTTTAAGAGGAAGATTGGATCCTGCAGCAGGCACCATTACTATGAGTGGCATTCAGCAATATGCAGAACAGCTTCTTCATGCAAAAAGAATAATTATGGTTGCCTGTGGCACCAGCTGGCATGCGGGATTGGTAGCAGAATATATTTTTGAAGAACTATGCCGTGTGAATGTAGAAGTGGAGTATGCATCCGAATTCCGCTATCGTAATCCGGTGATCAATAAAGGTGATATCATCATTGCTATTTCACAAAGCGGTGAAACGGCGGATACATTAGTGGCTATTGAAAATGCAAAAGCAAAAGGCGCCATAATTATGGGTGTGGTAAATGTGGTAGGGTCTTCCATTGCCAGGGCAAGTCATACCGGAGCCTATACACATGCCGGACCGGAGATTGGTGTAGCATCTACTAAAGCCTTTACTGCACAGTTGGCTGTGCTTACCATGATAGCTCTGAAAGTTGCACATATGAAAGGAACGATTGATGAAGAAAGATATTTGCATTTATTAAATGAACTGCAGGAAATACCGGAGAAAGCTGCATGGGTATTAAAATCAAAAGACCATATAAAAGCCCTTGCTGAAAAATATAAAGACGCAAGAGATTTCCTTTATCTCGGCCGTGGCTATAATTTCCCTGTTGCACTCGAAGGCGCCTTAAAGCTTAAAGAAATTTCTTACATACATGCCGAAGGCTATCCTGCAGCAGAAATGAAACATGGTCCTATTGCATTGGTGGATGCAACCCTGCCTGTTGTTTTTGTTGCTACAAAAGATACATACCATGAAAAAACAGTAAGTAATATGCAGGAGATAAAAGCAAGAAAAGGAAGAGTGATCTCTGTAATTACTGAAGGCGATGAAATGAGTACCTCATTGTCAGAAGACGTGATGATAGTACCGGAAGCAGATGAAATAGTAGCCCCTATGCTTAGTGTTATTTCGCTTCAGCTTTTAGCGTATTATATTGGAGTAGCAAAAGGATGTGATGTTGACAAACCGAGAAATTTGGCAAAGAGTGTTACCGTTGAGTAG
- a CDS encoding DUF2807 domain-containing protein translates to MKKVILSFLLLTGILVSILGQEVINDANASTRNVSGFHGVDVATGITLILTEGSEEAVAVSASTTEFRDKIVTEVVNGILKIHYETKTGSINKKYENKRLKAYVSYKSLDYLAVTTGAELRIKGVFKSPTLDLKANTGGIVNGEVNITTLKVDQNTGSRITLSGQVDKLEAEGDTGSRFLGEELATSSCDITVSTGAGVHISVQKEMNVKANTGGYVKYKGEAGIRDIKTNTGGHVSRI, encoded by the coding sequence ATGAAAAAAGTTATCTTATCCTTTCTGTTATTGACAGGTATTTTAGTTTCCATTTTGGGTCAGGAGGTTATCAATGATGCTAACGCATCCACAAGAAATGTCAGTGGTTTTCATGGCGTTGACGTAGCTACAGGCATCACATTGATTCTTACAGAAGGTTCTGAAGAAGCTGTTGCTGTCAGTGCATCCACAACAGAGTTTCGTGATAAAATAGTGACTGAAGTGGTAAACGGCATTTTGAAAATTCATTATGAAACAAAAACAGGATCCATCAACAAGAAATATGAAAACAAAAGGCTTAAAGCCTATGTTTCTTATAAAAGCCTCGATTATTTGGCAGTAACTACTGGTGCTGAACTAAGGATCAAAGGGGTTTTTAAATCTCCAACACTTGATTTAAAAGCTAATACCGGTGGAATTGTTAATGGAGAAGTAAATATTACAACACTTAAAGTAGATCAGAATACAGGCTCCCGAATTACACTAAGTGGTCAAGTTGATAAACTTGAAGCTGAGGGTGATACAGGAAGCAGGTTTTTGGGAGAAGAACTTGCAACATCATCATGTGATATAACTGTAAGCACCGGGGCAGGTGTACATATAAGTGTTCAAAAAGAAATGAATGTAAAGGCCAATACAGGTGGTTATGTAAAGTACAAAGGTGAAGCTGGTATCAGGGATATAAAAACAAATACGGGTGGTCATGTAAGCCGCATTTAA
- a CDS encoding lipocalin family protein — MKKLLFSVTLAALTVISCKKDKDECTTSTASLSGNYRQTAIKYKQTSSSAEQDFFATLDACEKDDILVLNSNGAYNYQDAGTVCTPNGSYSGTWSYSGSTITVDGDVATIQSFDCKSLVIYITDQLVPGDRITTTLVKQ, encoded by the coding sequence ATGAAAAAGCTTTTATTCTCTGTTACTCTTGCAGCATTAACCGTTATTTCCTGTAAAAAAGACAAAGATGAATGTACCACAAGTACAGCTTCACTTTCCGGAAATTACCGCCAAACTGCTATCAAATACAAACAAACATCCAGTTCTGCTGAACAGGACTTTTTTGCAACTTTAGATGCCTGTGAAAAAGACGATATTCTTGTATTGAATTCTAACGGTGCCTATAACTATCAGGATGCGGGTACAGTTTGCACACCCAACGGCAGTTATTCGGGTACATGGTCTTATAGTGGAAGCACAATTACTGTAGATGGGGATGTTGCAACCATTCAGAGCTTCGATTGTAAAAGCCTCGTAATTTATATTACAGATCAATTAGTTCCCGGTGACAGGATCACTACAACTCTCGTTAAACAATAA
- a CDS encoding SET domain-containing protein — MIHPAIHISMSDGKGRGVFTNEKIEKGTVIEIAPVIVMNAANKKLLDQTLLHDYIFEWGDDRTHCAMALGWVPVYNHSYLSNCEYEMDFEAQTIAVKAMRDIEPGEELFINYNGDWDDAKPIWFDAK, encoded by the coding sequence ATGATACACCCGGCAATTCATATTAGTATGTCAGATGGAAAAGGAAGAGGTGTTTTTACCAATGAAAAAATTGAGAAGGGAACTGTGATAGAAATTGCTCCTGTGATAGTAATGAATGCGGCAAATAAAAAATTGCTTGATCAGACATTGCTGCATGATTATATTTTTGAATGGGGTGATGACAGAACACATTGTGCAATGGCGTTGGGTTGGGTGCCAGTATATAATCATTCCTATTTATCCAACTGTGAATATGAAATGGATTTTGAAGCACAGACCATTGCTGTAAAAGCTATGCGTGATATTGAACCCGGCGAAGAACTGTTTATTAATTACAATGGCGATTGGGATGATGCCAAACCTATCTGGTTTGATGCAAAATAA
- a CDS encoding DUF2807 domain-containing protein, which produces MKKLIGIVTAAFLTISASAQTTISDANAVERKVSGFHAVHIASGIDLYLSQGNEAVAVSASETKYRDKIRTEVKDGVLKIWYEHEEGNIRISWGNHKMKAYVSAKTLDGLVASGGSDVIVDGTFKTDKLDLKVSGGSDFKGRVEASEVKADASGGSDIIISGSAKSIHIEASGGSDFKGSDLVVENCYIDASGGSDVSITVNKELTVDATGGSDVRYKGTGLIREIKSSGGGSVKKISK; this is translated from the coding sequence ATGAAAAAACTTATAGGAATAGTTACTGCGGCGTTCTTAACAATATCGGCATCGGCACAAACAACAATTAGCGATGCCAATGCAGTTGAAAGAAAAGTAAGTGGGTTTCATGCCGTTCATATTGCAAGTGGCATTGATCTCTATCTCAGCCAGGGCAATGAGGCTGTCGCCGTAAGTGCATCAGAAACGAAATACCGGGATAAAATAAGAACTGAAGTGAAGGATGGTGTATTGAAAATATGGTATGAACACGAGGAAGGTAATATTCGTATTTCGTGGGGCAATCACAAAATGAAGGCCTATGTATCTGCAAAAACATTGGATGGTTTAGTTGCATCGGGTGGTTCAGATGTGATCGTGGATGGAACTTTCAAAACTGATAAACTTGACCTCAAGGTATCGGGTGGCAGTGATTTTAAAGGAAGGGTTGAGGCAAGCGAAGTAAAAGCAGATGCAAGTGGCGGCTCTGATATTATTATTTCAGGCTCTGCAAAATCAATTCATATTGAAGCAAGTGGCGGCAGTGATTTTAAGGGATCTGATCTGGTTGTTGAAAACTGTTATATAGATGCCAGTGGTGGTAGCGATGTCTCTATTACAGTAAATAAAGAATTAACCGTTGATGCTACCGGTGGGAGTGATGTCCGTTATAAAGGAACAGGCCTGATCCGTGAAATAAAAAGCAGCGGTGGCGGCAGTGTAAAGAAAATTTCAAAATAA